One Scleropages formosus chromosome 8, fSclFor1.1, whole genome shotgun sequence DNA window includes the following coding sequences:
- the engase gene encoding cytosolic endo-beta-N-acetylglucosaminidase, giving the protein MEDDMAIVSPRRRKRTGSDVAPDHAGIKLEKNDINSSEACLDEPATRVHEVVRYESSSLTAKHYDPATGQPVSSGLRSLEELRSWQRSEANPFDVASVPPVDRQPPLATCDRRTLVCHDMMGGYLEDRFIQGTEVEMPYVFYHWEYIDIFNYFSHNMVTIPPAAWTNAAHKHGVVVLGTFITEWKDGAETCEAFLADEESYRLVADKLVQIACYHGFDGWLVNIENKLSETAVKNTPLFLRYLSDQTHERIPGSLILWYDSVLEDGKLQWQNELNDSNRVFFDACDGFFTNYNWKEENLEWMKTYSAARGRLANVYVGVDVFARSEVVGGEFETNKSLELIRKHGLSVAIFAPGWVYECHDKRDFRNNQDKFWALIADFLYIHRPSCSLPFISSFCQGFGNCFYWKGKVEEARSWMNLSTQEVQPLYLSETLEGGGWVKTRGCPQDAWNGGCSLVVHSLIPVTLSRMCARVFSVHIPLTPKTFLSFMYKSSEGVAVSLQLHVMDTESCSIGNVDTVQPSSLLPQPLHEDHQLVQQFTQNCSLQVLNGWNVRCFLLELGGCALRDICISLSPLVRDRKVPFECRIGEIMVLDAEKLPGVPAAVENVCLDNVAWERKAGAGPDVARELCLSATLRWRYPHGQARHFLVHRHRPDIPDRTPILVGRSHTTLFRVCGLTVPEPPGALELLVEPVGKEGTVAPQSAWGRLVLSYAMEGATSREGADESLLPAVVDSQ; this is encoded by the exons TTCCGAGGCCTGCTTGGATGAGCCCGCGACCCGCGTGCACGAAGTCGTGCGCTACGAATCTTCCTCCTTGACAG CCAAACATTACGATCCCGCTACCGGCCAACCGGTCAGCTCTGGCTTACGTTCCTTGGAGGAGCTGCGGTCGTGGCAGCGAAGCGAAGCCAACCCATTTGATGTGGCCTCTGTACCCCCGGTTGATCGGCAACCTCCTCTGGCGACCTGTGACCGCAGGACCCTTGTGTGCCATGACATGATGGGCGGTTACCTAGAGGACAG GTTCATTCAGGGCACGGAGGTCGAGATGCCTTACGTTTTCTATCATTGGGAATACATCGACATCTTCAACTACTTCAGCCACAACATGGTTACCATCCCCCCCGCAGCCTGGACCAACGCGGCGCACAAACATGGCGTGGTTGTCCTTG GCACCTTCATCACCGAGTGGAAGGACGGTGCTGAGACGTGCGAGGCGTTCTTGGCGGACGAGGAGTCTTACCGCTTGGTTGCCGACAAACTGGTCCAGATCGCCTGTTACCATGGCTTTGATGGCTGGCTTGTCAACATCGAGAACAAACTGAGC gaGACCGCCGTGAAGAACACGCCTCTTTTCTTGCGTTACCTCTCGGACCAGACGCACGAACGGATCCCGGGCAGCCTGATCTTGTGGTACGACAGCGTGCTGGAAGACGGGAAGTTGCAGTGGCAGAATGAACTTAACGACAGCAACAG AGTGTTCTTTGATGCCTGCGATGGGTTTTTCACAAACTACAACTGGAAGGAAGAGAACCTGGAGTGGATGAAGACCTACTCTGCGGCGAGGGGCCGTCTGGCCAACGTCTACGTGGGGGTGGATGTCTTCGCGCGGAGCGAAGTAGTTGGGGGAGAGTTTGAGACCAACAAG TCCTTGGAGCTGATCCGCAAGCACGGTCTGTCAGTGGCCATCTTTGCTCCGGGTTGGGTGTATGAGTGCCACGACAAAAGGGATTTCCGCAACAACCAGGACAA GTTCTGGGCACTGATTGCTGACTTTCTTTATATCCACCGGCCATCCTGCTCACTGCCTTTCATCTCGTCCTTCTGCCAAGGCTTTGGGAATTGCTTTTATTGGAAAGGCAAG GTGGAGGAAGCAAGGAGCTGGATGAACCTGAGCACTCAGGAAGTCCAGCCACTCTACTTGTCCGAAACTTTGGAAGGAGGTGGTTGGGTTAAGACCCGAGGCTGCCCCCAGGACGCTTGGAATGGAggatgctctctggtggttcacAGCCTGATCCCTGTCACCCTGTCCAGGATGTGTGCCAG GGTCTTCTCGGTCCACATACCGCTGACCCCTAAGACATTCCTCTCCTTCATGTACAAGTCCTCGGAGGGAGTGGCCGTTTCCTTGCAGTTGCATGTAATGGATACGGAGTCGTGCTCCATCGGCAACGTCGACACTGTACAAC CCTCAAGCCTTCTGCCGCAGCCTCTCCACGAGGACCACCAGCTGGTACAGCAGTTCACCCAGAATTGCTCCCTGCAGGTTCTGAATGGATGGAACGTGAG GTGCTTCCTGCTGGAGCTCGGAGGCTGTGCCCTTCGAGACATCTGCATCAGCTTGTCCCCGCTGGTCCGGGATCGTAAAGTTCCTTTCGAGTGCCGAATCGGGGAAATTATG GTGCTGGATGCTGAAAAGCTGCCAGGAGTTCCCGCAGCCGTAGAGAACGTGTGCTTGGACAATGTGGCGTGGGAGCGGAAGGCTGGCGCTGGGCCTGATGTCGCACGGGAGCTCTGTCTCAGTGCCACGTTGCGCTGGCGCTACCCGCACGGCCAGGCCCGCCACTTTCTGGTCCACCGGCACCGGCCGGACATTCCGGACCGCACTCCCATCCTTGTCGGCCGGTCCCACACCACCTTGTTCCGCGTGTGCGGTCTGACCGTGCCCGAGCCGCCTGGTGCCTTGGAGCTGCTGGTGGAGCCCGTGGGGAAGGAGGGCACGGTTGCGCCGCAGTCAGCCTGGGGCCGACTGGTCCTGAGCTACGCGATGGAAGGGGCGACCTCGCGGGAAGGCGCCGACGAATCCCTGCTTCCCGCCGTGGTCGATTCACAGTGA